A region from the Phycisphaeraceae bacterium genome encodes:
- the cpaB gene encoding Flp pilus assembly protein CpaB: protein MTQANTPHPPSLGGAKLVIVAIALGLAAVVLNYFYIQGVRRAENETSFKAYILTRAMRTGERIKERDVNVVTLPQRFEQSFHNIGAVNESDWLGDVNKQVQRSVSAGSILRREDFQPPTDTRELDIDITPNMRRVSLPVNSRTISGMLRAGMWVDIEAPFQTGGALPTILPVLERVKVIAVGTQVVGADDSSGPSRAPSSYHTITIEVTPQDATNLAMIERLAAGDFEIQIRNPGDTKYVKIPPPSGDSGINPAVMDLLRIKLGEPPAPKR from the coding sequence ATGACTCAAGCCAATACCCCCCACCCGCCATCGCTGGGAGGCGCAAAGCTCGTCATCGTGGCCATCGCACTTGGTCTGGCCGCGGTGGTACTCAATTACTTCTACATCCAGGGCGTCCGCCGTGCGGAAAATGAGACCTCGTTCAAAGCTTACATCCTCACTCGCGCCATGCGGACCGGCGAACGCATCAAAGAACGCGATGTCAACGTCGTGACCCTCCCGCAGCGGTTTGAGCAGAGTTTTCACAACATCGGCGCGGTCAACGAAAGTGATTGGCTTGGCGACGTTAACAAACAAGTGCAGCGCAGCGTCAGCGCGGGATCCATCCTCCGTCGTGAGGACTTTCAGCCGCCTACGGATACCCGTGAACTTGATATCGATATCACACCCAACATGCGCCGCGTTTCGCTGCCCGTGAACAGCCGAACAATCTCCGGCATGCTCCGTGCAGGGATGTGGGTTGACATCGAGGCTCCGTTTCAGACCGGCGGCGCGCTGCCGACGATCCTCCCCGTTCTCGAGCGCGTCAAAGTCATTGCGGTCGGGACGCAGGTGGTCGGCGCGGATGATTCGTCTGGCCCGTCCCGTGCGCCGTCGAGCTATCACACCATCACCATCGAAGTTACCCCGCAGGACGCCACCAATCTGGCGATGATCGAACGACTGGCCGCAGGCGATTTCGAGATTCAGATCCGTAATCCGGGCGACACCAAATATGTCAAGATCCCGCCGCCCAGCGGGGATTCAGGCATCAACCCCGCAGTCATGGATTTACTGCGAATCAAACTGGGCGAACCGCCTGCTCCGAAGCGATAA
- a CDS encoding pilus assembly protein codes for MKTINSSRRFRGTATTELVLVLPFLAFILALLIFFGRAMVRVQRAQVMDRYEAWRTAAYATPSFPRAGDDNDQLNDSFFGGNAQAIVPIDPDPLPDNAPRGWINASSVTQDTQDLAQSLLSRLPHGIGAGFSTTPLLRQDYLSFLEGPIFHKHTRTSHDWAYVNGWSVDRWDPASPRADNRTAMREVFFQRFEGELGPYRDRNVLAASTLNLLSVQPGYAGPAIVP; via the coding sequence ATGAAAACCATCAATTCCTCAAGACGGTTTCGCGGAACAGCCACGACAGAGCTTGTGCTGGTTTTGCCGTTTCTCGCGTTCATTCTCGCGCTGCTGATTTTTTTCGGACGGGCGATGGTGCGTGTCCAGCGGGCGCAGGTGATGGACCGGTATGAGGCCTGGCGCACTGCTGCCTACGCGACACCGAGCTTCCCTCGCGCAGGCGATGATAACGATCAGCTCAACGATTCCTTTTTCGGAGGTAACGCACAGGCCATCGTCCCCATCGATCCTGATCCGCTGCCTGACAACGCTCCGCGAGGCTGGATCAATGCGTCCTCGGTAACACAGGACACGCAGGACCTGGCGCAGTCTCTGCTGTCCCGCCTGCCGCATGGGATCGGTGCGGGATTCTCCACCACGCCGCTTCTGCGTCAGGACTATTTGAGTTTTCTTGAAGGGCCGATTTTCCACAAGCACACGCGGACCAGCCACGACTGGGCGTATGTGAACGGCTGGAGCGTGGATCGCTGGGATCCTGCTTCACCCCGTGCCGATAATCGCACCGCCATGCGGGAAGTTTTCTTCCAGCGGTTTGAGGGTGAGCTTGGGCCGTACCGCGATCGCAATGTCCTGGCTGCGTCCACGCTGAATCTGCTGTCGGTCCAGCCGGGTTATGCCGGTCCCGCTATCGTTCCCTGA
- a CDS encoding protein kinase: protein MTANAQNPAPPQLQRGDRIDKFEIIEQIGAGGMSIVWKAYDKLLDRHVAIKQILPDRSGNQDDGELRERFRREVQTQKRLGQTHKHLVRVFDVIEDNRGLFIVMEYVDGPSLEQILATNRKPMDERQALGIVGAAALGLEAIHAADVIHRDLKPANLLLPRNGGLKVTDFGLATLVAEQDAMSLGSVRYMAPELFREEPVDRRADLYALGMIAYEMLAGRDAFEEAFRIVLRDQRNQSLRWMKWHTNLRAKAPPLREINPKISATLSDLVGRLMEKDPASRIQSATELLEAIRRHFAVSSEPEIRAPRVSPSPTASANPTAPLPKRSLLVPILVGIILLQLIGGGGYFLYRAQQKKSAVTQARNNALLIYRDAQADYARKDYRAAEEKFTMLAQAWPNDPTLDRDAKAWAIRCSGHLFFEAKQFEKARDAFEEADKAAVFAKDRDTLRQLMTQASNAAAFANIRNQIDKLITEGKYADARQQIADLRATRPTEAELRILDGLAERNEDQDARARVTNLIARANKLTAQDNRDGAIKLLEDSKRTFSSGAVNQLLDQLKEDRTFDQTVAEARKAEDANKPQEAIAAYRRAMGIRQDAKLKDRIDHIRSDLALREGRELKRAGKLDEARAKFIQALKVENPEAAAELKSIETANQKSAFLAAAKAAVSAGDFETAISQFDNALRFGPDPAIEADKRAARVRFYVKQSKDYMTQGQYDQARAALAEARKIESNDPEAKKIGESLGRRAEYQKHIDAGDAFARESNLDDAKFEYLRAREIADTKEVRAKIDDTEYAQLIARTKRFMATENWSGARSLLQTIARTRMNDEVRQLMAEVDKADPPKDSEK, encoded by the coding sequence ATGACCGCCAATGCTCAAAATCCCGCCCCCCCGCAACTGCAACGCGGTGATCGCATCGACAAGTTTGAGATCATCGAACAGATCGGCGCCGGGGGCATGTCCATCGTCTGGAAAGCGTACGACAAGCTGCTCGATCGTCATGTCGCGATCAAGCAGATTCTCCCCGACCGATCAGGAAACCAGGACGACGGCGAGCTGCGCGAGCGTTTTCGCCGTGAAGTGCAGACGCAGAAACGGCTGGGGCAGACGCATAAGCATCTGGTCCGCGTGTTTGATGTCATCGAGGATAACCGCGGCCTGTTCATCGTCATGGAATATGTCGATGGTCCATCGCTTGAGCAAATCCTGGCAACCAACCGCAAGCCGATGGACGAGCGGCAGGCGCTGGGAATAGTCGGGGCGGCTGCGCTGGGTCTCGAAGCGATTCATGCCGCGGATGTCATTCACCGCGATCTGAAACCCGCGAACCTGCTCCTGCCTCGCAATGGCGGGCTGAAAGTGACCGATTTCGGGCTGGCGACACTCGTGGCTGAGCAGGATGCGATGTCGCTCGGATCGGTGCGTTACATGGCTCCTGAGCTGTTCCGTGAGGAGCCGGTGGATCGGCGGGCTGATCTGTACGCACTGGGAATGATCGCCTACGAAATGCTCGCCGGTCGGGATGCGTTTGAGGAAGCCTTCAGGATCGTGCTGCGCGATCAGCGAAACCAGTCGCTGCGATGGATGAAGTGGCATACGAATCTCCGCGCCAAAGCTCCGCCGCTTCGTGAGATCAATCCGAAAATTTCGGCGACGCTCAGCGATCTGGTGGGCAGGCTGATGGAAAAAGATCCTGCCTCGCGCATACAGTCCGCGACGGAATTGCTTGAAGCGATACGGCGGCATTTCGCTGTCTCCAGCGAGCCGGAAATCCGGGCGCCACGGGTTTCACCCTCCCCAACCGCGTCCGCCAATCCGACGGCCCCCCTGCCCAAGCGCAGCCTGCTTGTGCCGATTCTCGTGGGCATCATTCTTCTCCAACTGATCGGCGGCGGCGGATACTTCCTCTATCGCGCACAGCAGAAAAAATCCGCGGTCACGCAGGCGCGGAATAACGCGCTGTTGATTTACCGTGATGCACAGGCCGACTACGCTCGAAAGGATTACCGCGCAGCCGAGGAGAAGTTCACCATGCTCGCCCAGGCCTGGCCGAATGACCCGACGCTCGACCGTGACGCGAAAGCGTGGGCGATACGTTGTTCCGGCCACCTGTTTTTTGAGGCTAAGCAGTTTGAAAAAGCCCGTGACGCCTTTGAAGAAGCGGATAAGGCTGCGGTGTTTGCCAAAGACCGCGATACGCTTCGCCAGTTAATGACACAGGCGTCGAACGCTGCCGCCTTTGCCAACATCCGCAATCAGATCGACAAGCTCATCACCGAAGGTAAATACGCTGATGCGAGGCAACAGATTGCCGACCTGCGGGCAACCCGACCTACTGAAGCGGAACTGCGGATTCTCGATGGTCTGGCGGAGCGAAACGAAGATCAGGACGCCCGCGCCCGCGTTACAAACCTGATCGCACGGGCCAACAAGCTCACCGCACAGGACAACCGTGACGGAGCGATCAAACTGCTGGAAGATTCCAAGCGGACGTTTTCAAGCGGTGCGGTCAACCAACTGCTCGATCAGTTGAAAGAGGATCGGACCTTTGATCAGACAGTCGCGGAAGCACGCAAAGCCGAGGACGCCAACAAACCGCAGGAGGCGATTGCCGCCTACCGCCGTGCAATGGGGATCCGTCAGGATGCGAAGCTCAAGGATCGGATCGATCACATCCGCAGCGATCTGGCACTGAGAGAGGGTCGTGAGCTAAAGCGGGCGGGCAAACTCGATGAAGCCCGCGCCAAGTTCATTCAGGCACTCAAGGTGGAGAACCCTGAAGCGGCTGCGGAACTCAAGAGCATCGAAACCGCCAACCAGAAATCGGCCTTCCTCGCGGCGGCGAAGGCGGCAGTGAGTGCCGGTGACTTTGAAACAGCCATCAGTCAATTCGACAACGCTCTGCGCTTCGGACCCGATCCGGCCATCGAGGCTGATAAACGCGCAGCCCGCGTCCGGTTTTACGTCAAGCAATCCAAAGACTACATGACTCAGGGGCAATACGATCAGGCGAGGGCTGCACTGGCCGAGGCGCGGAAGATCGAAAGCAACGATCCGGAGGCTAAAAAAATCGGCGAATCGCTTGGCCGCCGTGCGGAGTATCAGAAGCACATCGACGCCGGCGACGCCTTCGCCAGAGAAAGCAACCTCGATGACGCCAAGTTTGAATATCTCCGTGCGCGTGAAATCGCGGACACCAAAGAGGTCCGTGCCAAGATCGACGACACTGAATACGCCCAGCTCATCGCGAGAACCAAACGATTCATGGCTACTGAAAACTGGAGCGGAGCGCGCAGTCTGCTCCAGACGATCGCACGGACACGAATGAATGACGAAGTGCGGCAACTGATGGCCGAGGTGGACAAAGCGGACCCGCCCAAAGACTCGGAGAAATGA
- a CDS encoding pilus assembly protein → MSYTSLILADTAPWRWWEALLSRQAAACAIIALLCVALLPLLMRAAWRMGRQRKIDRPTLIRNADGTATLEFVLILPIILFLVLTLAQTTLLMGANVFTHYAAFAATRSAIVYIPSDQGYPEIPNTIVLDDESPKYSAIRRAAIFALVPVAGRLRVRDTVDADSFTTAMTQYYSLYGRQPPAWIDNQLGDRLRYADANTRIAMIETILRDDRIVPREMAEGSLIVVRPRDPITIRVEHQQNLAVPYIGMIFADGRLDEARGGNRYSTVAAQYTLTNEGIVDWIIPPTYPRRP, encoded by the coding sequence ATGAGCTACACGAGCCTGATCCTCGCGGATACCGCCCCCTGGCGTTGGTGGGAGGCTTTGCTGTCACGGCAGGCGGCAGCGTGCGCCATCATCGCGCTGCTCTGCGTCGCACTACTTCCCCTCCTGATGCGTGCCGCGTGGCGTATGGGACGGCAGCGAAAGATTGACCGACCGACGCTCATACGCAATGCCGACGGCACGGCTACGCTTGAGTTTGTCCTCATCCTCCCGATCATTCTTTTTCTTGTCCTGACCCTGGCGCAGACCACGCTGCTGATGGGAGCCAACGTATTCACTCACTATGCAGCCTTCGCCGCGACGCGCAGCGCCATCGTCTATATCCCGTCCGATCAGGGCTATCCCGAAATACCCAACACCATCGTGCTTGATGACGAATCGCCGAAGTATTCCGCAATCCGTCGGGCAGCGATATTCGCTCTCGTGCCGGTCGCCGGTCGGCTGCGCGTGCGGGACACGGTGGACGCTGACAGTTTCACCACGGCGATGACCCAGTACTACTCGCTCTACGGCCGACAACCGCCGGCCTGGATTGACAACCAGCTTGGGGATCGCCTGCGTTACGCCGACGCCAACACCCGCATCGCCATGATCGAGACCATACTCCGTGACGACCGGATCGTGCCTCGTGAAATGGCGGAGGGTTCGCTCATCGTCGTCCGGCCTCGCGACCCCATCACCATTCGCGTCGAACATCAGCAGAACCTCGCGGTGCCTTATATAGGAATGATTTTCGCGGATGGACGACTCGACGAAGCTCGCGGCGGCAATCGTTACAGTACGGTAGCCGCCCAGTACACGCTGACGAATGAAGGAATCGTCGATTGGATCATCCCGCCTACGTACCCACGCCGACCTTAA
- a CDS encoding prepilin peptidase encodes MANPVAFGLMAVLLIAAAVSDLRSGKIPNKLTYPGLIAGIAYWTIAGALTAGRSGALDGLRDSTLAMLMGFGVMFAIFLAGGMGGGDVKLVALVGAWTANLVCVLGTLIYALIVGVLIAIYFMIRYGLFKRTFQRLLGAALTAAARVKPDIPTDSPRVPFGVAICLGGLLAAAEHLLKIPVPWSAW; translated from the coding sequence ATGGCGAATCCGGTCGCATTCGGTTTGATGGCCGTGCTGTTGATCGCTGCCGCGGTCTCTGACCTGCGCAGCGGCAAGATTCCAAATAAGTTGACCTATCCGGGTCTCATTGCAGGGATCGCATACTGGACGATTGCCGGGGCATTGACCGCCGGACGCTCCGGTGCTCTTGATGGCTTACGCGATTCCACCCTGGCGATGCTGATGGGGTTCGGCGTGATGTTCGCCATTTTTCTGGCGGGCGGCATGGGCGGCGGAGACGTCAAACTCGTCGCGCTGGTCGGCGCCTGGACCGCGAACCTCGTCTGCGTTCTGGGTACGCTGATTTACGCTTTGATCGTCGGTGTTCTCATCGCGATTTACTTCATGATCCGGTACGGACTTTTCAAGCGGACCTTCCAGCGGTTGCTGGGGGCTGCCCTGACTGCCGCGGCACGGGTAAAACCGGATATTCCTACCGACAGTCCGCGGGTACCATTTGGTGTGGCGATTTGTCTCGGAGGATTGCTCGCTGCAGCCGAGCACCTCTTGAAAATTCCGGTGCCCTGGTCGGCTTGGTAA
- a CDS encoding CpaF family protein — MSTQSIFEATVAHYLAPIREYLGDTAITEVMINRSDEIFIERDGRLVKTPARFADQEAYEAAVNNILQFTGKSLNDDQPLVDTRLPDGSRVHVAKSPCARFGTAVTIRKFAKANLDIDWLVELGTLTEQARQFLRIAVRAERNLLVAGGTSSGKTSLLNALSGFIPSGQRVVVIEDSAELQLQQDHVISLESRMPDRYGRGAVMIRDLFKSSLRLRPDRIIIGEVRGGEALDMIQAMTSGHGGSMGTLHANNPADALNRLETMALMSKVELPLHALRAQVSSAIDLVVQMSRHIGGRRLVTHITEIDPLGEDGRYRMKDLFVLQSKSGAKEGKDLQLTWTGARSAMSGRLRPDEASLLTDLTRPIFET; from the coding sequence ATGAGCACTCAATCGATCTTTGAGGCCACCGTCGCTCACTACTTGGCGCCGATCCGCGAGTACCTGGGCGATACGGCGATCACCGAGGTGATGATCAACCGCAGCGATGAGATTTTCATCGAGCGTGACGGACGGCTTGTCAAAACTCCCGCCCGGTTTGCCGATCAGGAGGCTTACGAGGCGGCGGTCAACAACATCCTCCAGTTCACGGGGAAAAGTCTCAACGACGATCAGCCGCTGGTGGATACCCGGCTGCCCGACGGCTCGCGCGTTCACGTCGCCAAGTCGCCTTGCGCCCGCTTTGGCACCGCGGTGACGATCCGCAAGTTCGCCAAGGCCAACCTGGACATCGACTGGCTCGTCGAACTGGGCACGCTCACCGAGCAGGCACGCCAGTTCCTCCGCATCGCGGTGCGGGCTGAGCGTAATCTCCTCGTCGCAGGCGGCACCAGCTCGGGTAAGACCTCGCTGCTCAACGCACTTTCAGGATTCATTCCCTCCGGGCAACGAGTGGTGGTGATCGAGGATTCGGCGGAATTGCAGTTGCAGCAGGACCACGTGATTTCGCTGGAAAGCCGTATGCCGGACCGATACGGTCGCGGCGCGGTGATGATCCGCGACCTTTTCAAGTCCAGCCTGCGATTGCGACCCGATCGCATCATCATCGGTGAGGTTCGCGGCGGTGAGGCGCTGGACATGATTCAGGCGATGACCTCCGGTCACGGCGGCTCGATGGGTACACTCCACGCCAACAACCCCGCCGATGCACTCAACCGTCTGGAAACCATGGCCCTGATGAGTAAGGTGGAACTCCCCCTCCACGCCCTGCGGGCACAGGTTTCGTCCGCGATCGATCTGGTGGTGCAGATGAGCCGTCATATCGGCGGGCGACGGCTGGTGACGCACATCACGGAAATTGACCCTCTGGGTGAAGATGGCCGATATCGAATGAAAGACCTCTTCGTTTTGCAGTCAAAATCCGGTGCAAAAGAGGGTAAAGACCTGCAATTAACCTGGACCGGGGCACGTTCAGCTATGAGTGGGCGGCTTCGTCCGGACGAGGCCTCGCTCCTGACGGACCTGACCCGACCGATTTTTGAGACTTAA
- a CDS encoding YraN family protein codes for MGWLLRLLDRLPSRGTLGQRGERIAARHLRKQRYTILAKNLRLPMGEIDLLAEAPDGRTIVIVEVKSGSGDHSAPLPEMHVNAAKERKLTALAGHLVRHYGWVDRPVRFDVIGIDITSRGDPRVRHHVGAFESRG; via the coding sequence ATGGGTTGGCTTCTGCGTCTGCTGGATCGCCTGCCCTCACGGGGAACACTCGGCCAGCGCGGGGAGCGGATCGCAGCACGCCATCTGCGAAAGCAGCGGTACACCATCCTGGCAAAAAATCTTCGCCTTCCGATGGGTGAGATTGACCTGCTTGCCGAGGCACCGGATGGTCGAACCATTGTGATCGTCGAAGTGAAATCAGGATCGGGCGATCACAGTGCCCCCCTTCCGGAGATGCATGTCAACGCCGCCAAGGAACGCAAACTCACCGCGCTGGCGGGTCACCTCGTCAGGCACTACGGATGGGTTGACCGCCCTGTCCGGTTTGACGTGATCGGCATCGACATAACCAGCCGCGGTGATCCTCGCGTGCGGCATCATGTCGGGGCGTTTGAGTCGCGGGGATGA
- a CDS encoding peptidyl-prolyl cis-trans isomerase, translating to MKFRSLMLPAAASLCLFAGACSWFDGSGSTRTRTVRPSDFVGTPTRRPVTAKTASQIQGAETSHAAEGQSAEDAKLARDLRDATARTDDNETGERAVEKALSKLPKPVVVAASRPAATRPGDEVYTLDAMVGQVNGQPMYASSVFEPISDQLAAIGRREPRVVFKMRAKELIAKRLDEMLLDSLILGEAERDLSPMEQAGLQNILKLQRQDIVRFWGEGSEKLADIRLREHQGKGVDQLMTERRQKIVVQRYLRQKLLPKINVTRKDIERYYSDHYKEYNPPAGRTLRILRAVSSDAAERVKEALAEGTPFKDLASNSRLNRYLPDKGGVMDDTGGEEKLFGLEPLNEALAKLQPGQYSPQIKAGNNDWWIFYESRQEGKGRPLREVQLEIEELLRSQRFRYLSARYQERLREQGSYNPLNEMVDSLLEVAISRYALPE from the coding sequence ATGAAATTTCGCTCCCTGATGCTTCCGGCGGCTGCGTCACTATGCCTGTTTGCGGGCGCCTGCTCGTGGTTTGACGGCAGCGGATCGACCCGCACACGCACGGTTCGGCCATCGGACTTCGTAGGCACACCGACGAGACGGCCGGTGACGGCAAAGACGGCATCGCAGATACAAGGTGCGGAGACTTCGCACGCTGCGGAGGGACAATCCGCTGAAGACGCCAAGCTGGCACGAGACCTGCGCGATGCAACGGCACGCACCGACGACAATGAAACCGGCGAACGCGCCGTCGAAAAGGCGCTGAGCAAATTGCCCAAGCCCGTTGTCGTCGCAGCCAGCAGACCGGCGGCGACGCGGCCGGGGGATGAGGTTTACACGCTTGACGCGATGGTCGGTCAGGTCAACGGCCAACCGATGTACGCTTCGAGCGTCTTTGAACCGATCAGCGATCAGCTTGCCGCGATCGGACGGCGTGAACCTCGCGTGGTTTTCAAGATGCGCGCCAAGGAACTGATCGCCAAGCGTCTTGATGAAATGCTGCTCGACTCACTCATTCTCGGCGAGGCAGAGCGCGACTTATCCCCCATGGAACAGGCTGGACTCCAGAATATCCTCAAGCTCCAGCGTCAGGACATCGTGCGGTTCTGGGGAGAAGGGTCCGAAAAACTGGCAGACATCCGACTGCGTGAGCACCAGGGCAAGGGTGTCGATCAGTTAATGACCGAACGCCGACAAAAGATCGTCGTGCAGCGTTACCTGCGCCAGAAGCTATTGCCCAAGATTAACGTGACACGAAAAGACATTGAGCGTTATTACTCGGATCACTATAAGGAATACAACCCGCCCGCCGGTCGCACGCTGCGCATCCTGCGAGCTGTCAGCAGTGATGCGGCTGAACGTGTGAAGGAAGCGCTGGCAGAGGGCACGCCGTTCAAAGACCTCGCATCCAATTCGCGGCTCAACCGATACCTGCCCGACAAGGGCGGAGTGATGGATGACACTGGCGGCGAGGAAAAGCTGTTCGGCCTCGAACCTCTCAACGAAGCACTCGCAAAACTCCAGCCCGGCCAATACAGCCCGCAAATCAAAGCGGGTAACAACGACTGGTGGATCTTCTACGAGTCGCGCCAGGAGGGTAAAGGCCGTCCGCTCCGCGAAGTGCAGCTCGAAATCGAGGAATTGCTCCGCTCACAGCGTTTCCGCTATTTGTCAGCCCGCTATCAGGAACGGCTGCGTGAACAGGGCAGCTACAATCCGCTCAACGAGATGGTCGACTCGCTGCTGGAGGTGGCGATCAGCCGTTACGCCCTGCCGGAGTAG
- a CDS encoding acylphosphatase yields MIRYTVHFAGRVQGVGFRYRTTEIARRHDVSGIVENLSDGRVRLIAEGAREALDAFLSELGRQMAANIHQRQLHEESATGEFGRPGIDPLTIRR; encoded by the coding sequence ATGATCCGCTACACCGTCCATTTCGCTGGTCGCGTCCAGGGGGTCGGATTCCGTTACCGCACGACGGAGATTGCACGGCGACATGACGTGTCGGGGATCGTCGAAAATCTCAGTGACGGCCGCGTGCGTCTCATCGCCGAAGGAGCGCGTGAAGCTCTCGATGCTTTTCTGTCGGAGCTTGGCCGACAGATGGCGGCAAACATCCATCAGCGGCAGTTGCATGAGGAATCCGCGACGGGAGAGTTCGGCCGGCCGGGGATCGACCCGTTGACCATCCGCCGATGA
- a CDS encoding YebC/PmpR family DNA-binding transcriptional regulator — translation MAGHSAWKNIKHKKAAKDAKRGKAWTKCARAIIVAARAGGGDPDMNYALRAAVDDARAENMPRDTIENAIKKGTGELEGVSYESIIYEGYGPAGVAILLEILTDNRNRTAPDIKTLFQKHGGNLGSPGSVAYGFQNRGQIFIPKNAADEETVISASLEAGADDVIDDGEMWRVLTPPAEFAKVRQAIEKASLKIESAGLTMIPTNTIAVSGEDARKVLALVEALEDYDDVQKVHANFEIPDAELASIK, via the coding sequence ATGGCTGGTCACAGCGCGTGGAAAAATATCAAGCACAAAAAAGCCGCCAAGGACGCCAAGCGCGGCAAGGCGTGGACCAAGTGTGCCCGCGCCATCATCGTGGCTGCCCGCGCCGGCGGAGGCGACCCGGACATGAACTACGCTCTCCGCGCTGCTGTCGATGACGCCCGCGCGGAAAATATGCCGCGCGACACCATCGAAAACGCTATCAAAAAAGGCACCGGAGAACTCGAGGGCGTCAGCTACGAAAGCATCATCTACGAAGGCTACGGTCCCGCAGGAGTTGCCATCCTGCTCGAAATCCTCACCGACAACCGCAACCGCACTGCGCCGGATATCAAGACGCTCTTTCAGAAGCACGGCGGAAATCTCGGCTCACCCGGCAGCGTGGCGTATGGATTCCAGAATCGCGGGCAGATCTTCATCCCCAAAAATGCAGCGGACGAGGAAACGGTGATCAGTGCCTCATTGGAGGCCGGAGCCGATGACGTGATTGACGACGGTGAGATGTGGCGGGTGCTCACGCCGCCTGCAGAGTTTGCCAAAGTCCGGCAGGCGATCGAGAAGGCATCACTCAAAATCGAGTCGGCCGGCCTGACCATGATCCCGACCAACACGATTGCCGTATCCGGCGAAGACGCGCGAAAAGTGCTGGCGCTAGTGGAAGCATTGGAAGACTACGACGACGTTCAGAAGGTTCATGCCAACTTTGAAATCCCCGATGCGGAGTTGGCGAGCATCAAGTGA
- a CDS encoding PilZ domain-containing protein: protein MARTERRRDARIPLSRPVKLRCVETGRYLAGQTDNLSASGALLEIHHPSLLVPGQRIQVGIAWGRGQAVIDSGLLAEATVVRSLGLGNVQRIAVQFSHRQEMALTG, encoded by the coding sequence ATGGCCAGAACCGAACGCCGCAGAGACGCACGCATCCCGTTGTCGCGCCCCGTGAAATTGCGCTGTGTCGAGACGGGGCGTTACCTGGCCGGCCAGACAGACAACCTTTCCGCCAGCGGGGCATTGCTGGAGATTCACCATCCGTCACTGCTGGTACCCGGCCAGCGGATTCAAGTCGGCATCGCATGGGGTCGCGGACAAGCGGTCATTGATTCGGGCTTGCTCGCCGAGGCGACCGTGGTGCGTTCACTGGGGCTGGGAAACGTACAACGCATCGCGGTGCAGTTTTCCCATCGTCAGGAAATGGCGCTGACCGGCTGA